In one Lysobacter alkalisoli genomic region, the following are encoded:
- a CDS encoding ABC transporter permease — MVGKSGAARHSTQVTVAATAPPSNQEASPAMSFHHALSLLRRRKASSAIIILEIAISCAILCNAAYIIGLRLERASIPSGVAEREVVRIQPVDLKEMENPDQITRADIAALRAIPGVRSASLTSFVPFGQADDAVPLRRTPDQQAPTLQATAFIGDTGIAETLGLRLIAGRLFDESDTVDWPQHQETKPSPGVALLTRSVAEQMFPEGDAVGRIFYIWSSDPVRVVGVVEHLKRGYVEGNPALYENSVLLPIRTSYSRIFGNYVLRADPGLRTEILDSAARALMSINGNRAFFSIDTFEDIRDEYFRKDLAMAWLLTSICSALLAMTAFGIVGIVSFWVQQRFREIGILRSLGAARTDIMKMFLLESFLLTTIGIAVGMLLAYAINIRLMDYYEIARMPIHILPLGATILWLLGVTAALYPATRAAMIPPATATRLA; from the coding sequence ATGGTGGGCAAGTCGGGCGCGGCCCGCCATTCAACTCAAGTCACCGTAGCGGCAACCGCGCCACCCTCGAACCAGGAAGCCAGTCCCGCCATGTCATTCCATCATGCCCTGTCCCTTCTCCGTCGCAGGAAAGCGTCCTCTGCGATCATAATCCTCGAAATTGCCATCAGCTGCGCAATCCTTTGCAATGCGGCATATATCATCGGGCTCAGGCTAGAACGCGCCTCCATACCTAGCGGGGTCGCCGAGCGGGAAGTTGTCCGTATCCAGCCGGTAGACCTGAAGGAAATGGAGAATCCGGACCAGATTACCCGGGCAGATATCGCCGCGTTACGCGCCATTCCAGGCGTGAGATCTGCCTCACTGACAAGCTTTGTTCCATTCGGACAGGCCGATGACGCCGTCCCGCTCAGACGAACCCCGGACCAGCAGGCTCCCACTCTGCAAGCCACTGCGTTCATCGGCGACACAGGCATCGCCGAGACTTTGGGACTGCGTCTCATAGCCGGACGGCTTTTCGACGAGAGCGATACTGTCGACTGGCCGCAACACCAGGAAACGAAACCGAGTCCGGGTGTTGCGTTGCTCACCCGAAGCGTCGCCGAACAGATGTTTCCCGAAGGGGATGCTGTTGGCAGGATTTTCTACATCTGGAGCAGCGATCCGGTGCGGGTTGTTGGTGTAGTTGAACACCTCAAGCGTGGGTACGTCGAAGGGAACCCCGCACTCTACGAGAACTCCGTTTTGCTTCCAATCCGTACTTCCTATAGCCGAATCTTCGGAAACTATGTGCTGCGCGCCGACCCTGGCCTGCGCACGGAGATACTGGACTCCGCGGCAAGGGCACTCATGTCCATCAACGGAAACCGAGCGTTTTTCAGCATCGATACATTCGAAGATATTCGCGACGAGTACTTCCGGAAAGATCTCGCCATGGCCTGGCTTCTGACTTCGATATGTTCCGCGCTGCTTGCTATGACCGCGTTCGGCATTGTCGGGATTGTCAGCTTTTGGGTACAGCAACGATTCCGCGAAATCGGCATCCTGCGCTCACTTGGTGCTGCCCGTACCGACATCATGAAGATGTTCCTGCTCGAAAGCTTCCTCCTGACCACGATAGGAATCGCAGTTGGCATGCTGCTGGCTTATGCCATCAATATTCGCCTGATGGACTACTACGAAATCGCGAGAATGCCGATTCACATTCTTCCGCTGGGCGCGACCATTCTTTGGTTACTCGGGGTGACCGCGGCGCTATATCCAGCAACGCGAGCAGCAATGATTCCGCCAGCAACCGCTACTCGTCTCGCCTGA
- a CDS encoding ABC transporter permease, with amino-acid sequence MFGYYLRMALHSFGRNRLLTLLMVMAIALGIGACMSTVTILYILSKDPIPTKSSTLFYPQLDAAGMTGYVPGSPPHGQLTRHDAEALLRHEGGRHKALMTSGMVAVKPDNDRLVPSFQEARYTTSDFFALFDIAFLEGGPWSQEQDEERARIAVISKELSDRIFGGGGGLGKTVTVNDTSFRIIGVIEHWRPVPQFYDMYVRDLSHQDHIFIPFHTAMSLQLPRMGTTYCWGSDVEDPTEPNAPCAWIQFWVQLDTRDEVESYRAYLMNYSQQQREAGRFARPVNIRLRDVNEWLEFNQVIPKDVWLQAWVAAGFLLVCLINTAGLLLAKFLRRSPEIGLRRALGASRKSIFVQHLTEAATIGLAGSIPGLALAAFGLWVIRQLPGDHVQVAHLDPVMTAVTVAFALTASVLAGLLPAWWASRARPAIQLKSP; translated from the coding sequence ATGTTCGGTTACTACCTCAGAATGGCATTGCACAGTTTCGGCAGGAACCGACTGCTCACGCTGCTCATGGTGATGGCGATTGCGCTTGGAATCGGCGCCTGCATGTCCACAGTCACCATTCTTTACATCCTTTCCAAGGATCCCATCCCGACCAAGAGCTCCACCCTTTTCTACCCGCAGCTTGACGCTGCAGGGATGACCGGATACGTACCTGGTTCACCTCCACACGGACAACTCACGCGACACGACGCCGAAGCTCTCCTAAGGCATGAAGGAGGCCGACACAAGGCATTGATGACCAGCGGCATGGTCGCCGTAAAACCCGATAACGATCGCCTGGTGCCATCGTTTCAGGAGGCTCGCTACACCACCTCCGACTTCTTCGCCCTCTTTGACATTGCATTCCTGGAAGGAGGCCCTTGGAGCCAGGAGCAGGATGAGGAGCGAGCCCGCATCGCAGTGATCTCGAAGGAACTGAGCGATCGCATATTTGGAGGCGGAGGCGGCCTCGGCAAAACCGTAACCGTCAATGACACTTCCTTCCGCATCATCGGCGTCATCGAGCACTGGCGGCCTGTTCCCCAGTTCTACGATATGTATGTGCGCGATCTGTCCCATCAGGATCATATATTCATCCCTTTCCACACGGCGATGTCGCTGCAACTCCCCAGGATGGGAACCACATATTGTTGGGGCAGTGATGTCGAGGATCCCACAGAACCAAACGCACCCTGCGCCTGGATACAGTTCTGGGTTCAGCTCGATACCCGAGATGAAGTGGAGTCGTATCGCGCTTACCTCATGAACTACTCCCAACAGCAGCGCGAAGCCGGCCGTTTCGCCAGGCCGGTCAACATCCGGCTTCGTGACGTCAACGAATGGCTGGAGTTCAACCAAGTCATCCCGAAGGATGTTTGGCTGCAAGCCTGGGTCGCAGCCGGGTTTCTTCTGGTATGCCTGATCAATACAGCTGGCCTGCTACTTGCCAAGTTCTTGCGACGAAGCCCGGAAATTGGGCTCCGCCGCGCACTTGGAGCCTCCCGCAAGAGCATCTTCGTTCAACATCTGACGGAAGCAGCAACAATCGGCCTGGCAGGCAGCATCCCCGGACTTGCCTTGGCGGCGTTCGGTTTGTGGGTAATTCGACAGCTTCCCGGTGATCACGTCCAGGTTGCTCACTTGGACCCGGTCATGACAGCCGTCACTGTTGCGTTCGCGCTGACCGCCTCCGTACTGGCCGGCCTGCTTCCGGCATGGTGGGCAAGTCGGGCGCGGCCCGCCATTCAACTCAAGTCACCGTAG
- a CDS encoding ABC transporter ATP-binding protein produces MLKMTGISQIYRTSAIETHALRGVDLHVRKGEFVAITGPSGSGKTTLLNIAGLLENYTSGTYLFDGQDVSGLSDGAMSRLRNRKIGFIFQSFNLIPDLNLFDNVAVPLRYRGMSTAERNRRVEESLHSVGLGSRMKHYPSELSGGQQQRVAIARALAGDPLLILADEPTGNLDTSMARSIIEMLENINQRGTTIIMVTHDPDLAARAARNVHIVDGIASDFDIETPGTSFQIVARAETQLVT; encoded by the coding sequence ATGCTGAAAATGACAGGAATCTCCCAGATCTACCGCACTTCGGCCATCGAGACGCATGCGTTGCGAGGGGTGGACCTGCATGTCAGGAAAGGCGAGTTCGTCGCCATCACCGGGCCTTCCGGGTCAGGCAAGACCACCCTGCTCAACATCGCCGGACTGCTGGAGAACTACACGTCTGGCACCTACCTCTTCGACGGCCAGGATGTCAGTGGATTGTCCGATGGCGCCATGAGTCGCCTGCGCAACCGGAAGATCGGTTTCATTTTCCAGAGCTTCAATCTTATCCCGGACCTCAACTTGTTCGACAACGTAGCTGTGCCCTTGCGCTATAGAGGCATGTCGACAGCCGAGCGGAACCGTCGCGTCGAGGAATCACTACATAGTGTAGGTCTGGGATCCCGCATGAAGCATTACCCGTCCGAGCTCTCGGGCGGACAGCAACAGCGCGTTGCCATTGCGCGTGCCCTGGCAGGCGATCCGCTCTTGATTCTTGCCGACGAGCCGACGGGAAACCTGGACACGAGCATGGCGCGAAGCATCATCGAGATGCTCGAAAACATCAATCAACGTGGCACAACCATCATCATGGTCACCCATGATCCCGATCTGGCGGCGCGCGCGGCACGCAACGTACATATCGTCGACGGTATCGCGAGCGACTTCGATATCGAAACACCGGGCACCTCATTCCAGATCGTGGCCCGTGCCGAAACCCAACTGGTTACCTGA
- a CDS encoding helix-turn-helix domain-containing protein encodes MKIADRIRMARRRAGLSQCRLAKQVGVVRSAVAQWERLGGPRPTSENMAKLACCCGVSYEWLATGRGQMVLSEDSEVMPVEIEFHLYAQCELERRLLTTFRSLQYPGNRGLVELLEALASGDNSSFDEPSGVSFNRPVALSHKIAGAA; translated from the coding sequence GTGAAAATCGCGGATAGGATCAGGATGGCGCGGCGGCGAGCCGGCTTGTCGCAATGCCGATTGGCCAAGCAGGTGGGAGTAGTTAGAAGCGCAGTGGCACAATGGGAGCGATTGGGAGGGCCCCGTCCGACCAGCGAGAACATGGCCAAGCTGGCATGTTGTTGTGGCGTATCATACGAATGGCTTGCCACTGGCAGGGGACAGATGGTGCTGTCGGAGGACAGCGAGGTAATGCCTGTCGAGATTGAGTTCCATCTGTATGCCCAGTGTGAGCTTGAACGGCGATTGCTGACGACATTCCGTAGTCTTCAATATCCGGGAAATCGTGGGCTTGTGGAATTGCTGGAGGCGCTTGCTTCAGGAGACAACTCGTCTTTTGATGAGCCGTCAGGTGTTTCCTTCAATAGGCCGGTCGCGCTATCACACAAGATAGCTGGTGCAGCATGA
- the prpF gene encoding 2-methylaconitate cis-trans isomerase PrpF, which translates to MAHAPQHPAPQMRIPATYMRGGTSKGVFFNLDDLPAAAQVPGEARDALLMRVIGSPDPYGKHTDGMGGATSSTSKCVIISKASVPDHDVDYLYGQVSIDTAFVDWSGNCGNLSSAVGPFAIANGLVDPARVPENGICTVRIWQANIGKTIIAHVPVVNGEVQETGDFELDGVTFPAAEIVLEFVDPADEGGGAMFPTGNLVDTLDVPGVGAFQATMINAGIPTIFLDAAELGYDGTELQPAINEDPAALARFEAIRAHGAVRMGLIDSIEQAATRQHTPKVAFVALPRDYVASSGKRIAAGDIDLNVRALSMGKLHHAMMGTASVAIATAAAVPGTLVNLAAGGGERQSVNFGHPSGTLRVGAEARQVDGRWTVTKAIMSRSARVLMEGFVRVPGDVF; encoded by the coding sequence ATGGCGCATGCACCGCAGCACCCCGCTCCACAGATGCGCATCCCCGCCACCTACATGCGCGGCGGCACCTCCAAGGGCGTGTTCTTCAACCTCGACGACCTGCCGGCCGCGGCGCAGGTCCCCGGCGAGGCGCGGGACGCGCTGCTGATGCGGGTCATCGGCTCGCCCGACCCCTACGGCAAGCACACCGACGGCATGGGCGGGGCGACCTCGAGCACCAGCAAGTGCGTGATCATTTCGAAGGCCTCGGTGCCTGACCACGATGTCGATTATCTCTACGGCCAGGTGTCGATCGACACCGCCTTCGTCGACTGGAGCGGCAACTGCGGCAACCTGTCGTCGGCGGTCGGACCGTTCGCGATCGCCAATGGCCTGGTCGATCCGGCGCGCGTACCCGAGAACGGCATCTGCACGGTGCGGATCTGGCAGGCGAACATCGGCAAGACCATCATCGCCCACGTGCCGGTCGTCAACGGCGAGGTGCAGGAAACCGGCGACTTCGAACTGGACGGGGTGACCTTTCCCGCTGCCGAGATCGTGCTGGAGTTCGTCGATCCTGCGGATGAGGGCGGCGGCGCGATGTTTCCAACCGGCAATCTCGTCGACACCCTCGACGTGCCGGGCGTGGGCGCGTTCCAGGCGACGATGATCAACGCCGGCATCCCGACGATCTTCCTCGATGCCGCGGAACTCGGCTACGACGGCACCGAACTGCAACCGGCGATCAACGAAGACCCGGCCGCGCTGGCCCGGTTCGAGGCGATCCGCGCGCACGGCGCGGTGCGCATGGGCCTGATCGACAGCATCGAACAGGCCGCGACCCGCCAGCACACGCCCAAGGTCGCCTTCGTCGCCCTGCCGCGCGACTACGTCGCTTCCAGCGGCAAGCGCATCGCCGCGGGCGACATCGACCTCAACGTCCGCGCCCTGTCGATGGGCAAGCTGCACCACGCGATGATGGGCACCGCCAGCGTCGCGATCGCCACTGCGGCCGCGGTCCCGGGCACGCTGGTGAACCTCGCCGCAGGCGGCGGCGAACGCCAGTCGGTGAACTTCGGCCATCCGTCCGGCACCCTGCGCGTCGGCGCCGAGGCGCGCCAGGTCGACGGCCGCTGGACCGTCACCAAGGCGATCATGAGCCGCAGCGCGCGGGTGCTGATGGAAGGCTTTGTGCGGGTGCCGGGCGACGTGTTCTGA
- the glmS gene encoding glutamine--fructose-6-phosphate transaminase (isomerizing), which yields MCGIVGAIADRDVVPVLIEGLKRLEYRGYDSAGIAVVDGNEVSRVRRTGRVAEMAGAAEAEGFHATLGIGHTRWATHGGVTEANAHPHISHGVALVHNGIIENHDEQREKLRALGYEFESQTDTEVIAHLIHHHLKNGADLLAAVQQVVKELEGAYALAVVSRKEPHRMVCARMGCPLLVGLGEGENFIASDVSAIIQATRRVIFLEEGDTAEITRAGVRVFDPQDNEIARDEHLSDVSLASLELGPYRHFMQKEIHEQPRAIGDTIEAVIDGGFVPELFGRNAEAVLKGIEGVQILACGTSYYAGLTARYWIEAIAGLPCSVEIASEYRYRDAYADPRHLVVTISQSGETLDTMEALKYAKSLGHEHTLSICNVPESAIPRASELVCYTRAGAEIGVASTKAFTTQLAVLFQLAVVLAKLRGRLSADEEAGHLDQLRQLPGSVQHALNLEPQIMAWAERFAGKPNALFLGRGLHYPIALEGALKLKEISYIHAEAYPAGELKHGPLALVDAEMPVVVIAPNDRLLEKVKSNMQEVRARGGELFVFADQDSNFGESEGVHVIRTPRHVGVLSPIVHTIPVQLLAYHTALARGTDVDKPRNLAKSVTVE from the coding sequence ATGTGTGGAATCGTTGGCGCGATCGCCGATCGCGACGTGGTACCGGTCCTGATCGAGGGGCTGAAGCGGCTTGAGTACCGGGGCTACGACTCCGCCGGCATCGCCGTCGTCGATGGCAACGAGGTCAGCCGCGTGCGCCGCACCGGCCGCGTCGCCGAGATGGCCGGGGCAGCCGAGGCGGAGGGTTTCCACGCCACGCTCGGCATCGGCCACACCCGCTGGGCGACCCATGGCGGGGTCACCGAGGCCAATGCCCATCCGCACATCAGCCACGGCGTGGCGCTGGTGCACAACGGCATCATCGAGAACCACGACGAGCAGCGCGAGAAGCTGCGCGCGCTGGGCTATGAATTCGAGTCGCAGACCGATACCGAGGTCATCGCCCACCTGATCCACCACCACCTCAAAAACGGCGCCGACCTGCTGGCGGCCGTACAGCAGGTGGTCAAGGAACTGGAAGGTGCCTATGCGCTGGCGGTGGTCAGCCGCAAGGAACCCCATCGCATGGTCTGCGCGCGGATGGGCTGTCCGTTGCTGGTCGGCCTCGGCGAAGGCGAGAACTTCATCGCCTCGGACGTGTCGGCGATCATCCAGGCCACCCGTCGGGTGATCTTCCTGGAGGAGGGCGACACTGCCGAGATCACCCGTGCAGGAGTGCGCGTGTTCGATCCGCAGGACAACGAGATCGCGCGCGATGAACATCTCTCGGACGTGTCGCTGGCCTCGCTCGAGCTGGGTCCGTACCGCCACTTCATGCAGAAGGAGATCCACGAGCAGCCGCGCGCGATCGGCGACACCATCGAGGCGGTGATCGACGGTGGCTTCGTGCCGGAGCTGTTCGGCAGGAACGCCGAGGCGGTGCTCAAGGGCATCGAAGGCGTGCAGATCCTCGCCTGTGGCACCAGCTACTACGCCGGCCTGACCGCGCGCTACTGGATCGAGGCTATCGCCGGCCTGCCGTGCAGCGTCGAGATCGCCAGCGAATACCGTTACCGCGACGCCTACGCCGATCCCAGGCACCTGGTGGTGACGATTTCCCAGTCCGGCGAAACCCTCGACACGATGGAGGCGCTCAAGTACGCCAAGTCGCTGGGGCACGAGCACACGCTGTCGATCTGCAACGTCCCCGAGAGCGCGATCCCGCGCGCCAGCGAGCTGGTCTGCTACACCCGGGCCGGCGCCGAGATCGGCGTCGCCTCGACCAAGGCCTTCACCACCCAGCTCGCGGTCCTGTTCCAGCTCGCTGTCGTGCTTGCCAAGCTGCGTGGCCGGCTCAGCGCCGATGAAGAGGCGGGCCATCTCGACCAGCTGCGCCAGCTGCCGGGCAGCGTGCAGCATGCGTTGAACCTCGAGCCGCAGATCATGGCCTGGGCCGAGCGCTTCGCCGGCAAGCCCAACGCGCTGTTCCTCGGCCGAGGCCTGCACTATCCGATCGCGCTGGAAGGTGCGCTCAAGCTCAAGGAAATCTCATACATCCACGCCGAGGCCTATCCGGCCGGTGAGCTCAAACACGGCCCGCTGGCCCTGGTCGACGCGGAGATGCCGGTGGTGGTGATCGCGCCGAACGACCGCCTGCTGGAGAAGGTGAAGTCGAACATGCAGGAAGTGCGCGCGCGCGGCGGCGAGTTGTTCGTGTTCGCCGACCAGGACAGCAACTTCGGCGAGTCCGAAGGCGTGCATGTGATCCGCACCCCGCGCCACGTCGGCGTGCTCAGCCCCATCGTGCACACCATCCCGGTGCAGCTGCTGGCCTACCACACCGCGCTCGCGCGCGGCACCGACGTCGACAAGCCACGCAATCTGGCCAAGTCGGTGACAGTGGAGTAG
- a CDS encoding efflux RND transporter periplasmic adaptor subunit has product MSIRDTSAQDVHTSPPRSRRLLRRWLLPGVVSALVLIGLAWVVFGWSGAARSVDATRLRIAEVTRGDLVRDISAEGRVIAANSPTLYAVASGTVALKVVAGDVVKQGQILAEIDSPELRSKLAQEESTLASLQAEADRTALDARIARAEARKLVEQAQVERTAAERELQRSQRAYEAGVVAEVDFAKAKDALKKADIGLASTREDANLQGQGANLDARNKQLLAERQHAVVTETRRQVDALSLRSPFNGQVGQIQVAQHSNVVASAPVLSVVDLALFEVEIKVPESFARDLGIGMPAEIRSGTELFPAEVSAVSAEVVNGEVAARLRFSDRQPPGLRQNQRLSARILLDTQRDVLMVERGPFVEQGGGQYAYVIDGNFTVKRPISIGRSSVSAVEIISGLKAGDRVVVFGSEAFQNEPKVRVFGL; this is encoded by the coding sequence ATGTCGATTCGCGATACTTCAGCCCAAGACGTGCATACGTCTCCTCCGCGCTCACGGCGTCTATTGCGTCGCTGGCTGCTGCCGGGCGTGGTCAGTGCGCTTGTCCTTATCGGCCTAGCCTGGGTCGTTTTCGGGTGGAGCGGGGCGGCACGCTCCGTCGATGCCACACGCCTGCGCATCGCCGAGGTAACGCGCGGCGATCTCGTTCGTGACATCAGCGCCGAAGGACGGGTCATCGCCGCCAACAGCCCTACCCTTTACGCCGTAGCCAGTGGCACGGTGGCACTAAAGGTGGTGGCAGGCGATGTCGTGAAACAAGGCCAGATACTGGCCGAGATCGACAGCCCGGAACTGCGTAGCAAGTTGGCGCAGGAAGAGTCCACCCTCGCCAGCCTGCAGGCCGAAGCGGATCGAACGGCGCTCGATGCACGCATTGCACGCGCCGAAGCACGCAAACTAGTCGAGCAGGCACAGGTCGAACGCACCGCTGCAGAGCGGGAGCTGCAGCGCTCCCAGCGCGCCTACGAGGCTGGCGTGGTGGCCGAGGTCGATTTCGCCAAGGCAAAGGACGCCCTCAAGAAGGCGGACATCGGCCTCGCATCCACGCGCGAGGACGCCAATCTACAAGGCCAGGGTGCGAATCTGGATGCGCGCAACAAACAGCTGTTGGCCGAACGCCAACACGCCGTCGTTACCGAGACGCGGCGTCAAGTCGACGCGCTCAGTCTGCGTTCGCCGTTCAATGGACAAGTCGGACAAATCCAGGTCGCGCAGCACAGCAACGTCGTCGCCAGCGCTCCAGTACTGTCAGTGGTCGATCTGGCACTGTTCGAGGTGGAGATCAAAGTACCGGAGAGCTTCGCCCGCGACCTGGGTATCGGCATGCCCGCTGAGATCCGCAGCGGTACCGAACTGTTTCCGGCTGAAGTGTCGGCGGTATCCGCCGAGGTGGTCAACGGCGAAGTCGCCGCCCGGCTGCGCTTCAGCGACCGCCAGCCCCCCGGCCTGCGACAGAACCAGCGTCTTTCGGCACGCATCCTTCTCGACACCCAGCGCGATGTGCTGATGGTGGAACGCGGCCCCTTCGTGGAACAGGGAGGTGGCCAGTACGCTTATGTTATTGACGGAAACTTCACCGTCAAGCGCCCGATCAGCATCGGCCGCAGCAGCGTCAGCGCTGTCGAGATCATCTCCGGCCTGAAAGCAGGCGACCGCGTCGTCGTGTTCGGGAGCGAGGCTTTTCAGAACGAACCCAAAGTACGCGTCTTTGGCTTATGA